GGCGGAGTCCGAGCGGCTGTTCAACCGGGCTCTTGATTTGAATCCATACCTGGGAGAGGACATTGCTCTGGCCAGGAAGCAGGCGGATGAGGCGACCCGGTAGGCTCCAATTCAAACCCAGAGTTTAACAATCTATCGTCGAAAAACCCGATTTTACAGGCTTCGCGAGATAGAATTGTCGGACAGCATCTCTTTTTCCAAGATGATCGCCCAAAGTGATGCTGAGAGCACAGATGAGAAGCTGCGGTTCAGGGAAGCAGTTTCAGGAAATCCTCATATGAAATGACCGGCCAGGTTTCGGTTTCAAGGATACCCTTACTGTTGATTGCCGAGGCAACCCGGAAAGCCAAAGTCTGATCGACAGCATCAAAAATGGCCAGATAATCATATCTTCCCAGAGTCGCATAAAGGTGGGTGACTTTGACATTATTCAGAGTGAAGATTTCCAGCGAGTCATTGACCTGATTTGACAAATCGGCATGAAGCTTCTTTGCGCTGGGATTGATTGTCATAGCCATGATGAAGGTAGCCATAATCATTCCTCCTTCTTAGAGATCATAGCAAGAAAATAGTTGTTTTGCGGCGAACAATCAAATAAAATCAGAAAGCCGGAAGAACCCCTTATCCTCATCAGGGGAGAAAATCGGCGAATGCTTTCCTTATGCTTTCATAAGTGCTTCTATAAACCACAAGGGTGTCTTCCCGGCCGGGGACGCGGCAATAGAAGCGACTGGCATCTGGAATGGTATCGGCGAAATCGACGACATGAGGGATGGTCTCACCCTCCGGGGTAATTTTCAACGAAAGAGAAATCCGGTCAAAATTGACCTTGCCGGTGTCGGTAATATCGGCAAAATCGCTGCCATTAATATTACTGATGCGAGCGAGGTAAGAAGCCACTTTAAGGCTATCGGCCTGAACACTGTCGCGGTAAGGTTGCTTGGCGATATACCATTTTGACCCGGAGAAATTGAGCCGGTAGGCTTTATCCGGATATTCCAGTTCGATCTGCCTGATACTTCCGGGATTGAAGGCAAATATGGAACGATCAAGCCATTGATTGCGGGCGCGGCTGAAAACGTAAGTCAGCATTCCCTCGCCCTCAAAAACCTCGTTTGAGCCCGGTTTTCGCAGATAGGTATGGGTATAATCGGGAGTCATTTTCCCGACAAAAATGGAGTTGAGGAGGCGGTCACCGCTATAAAACTGGATCAGATTGCCGGAGACGGTGTCAACCATGAAATCCTTTTGGCGATCAGGGTTTTCGGAGATGACGCTGCCAACTTTGATACCAACGGCGGTTGAGATCGTGTTTTCGACCGCCATACTGTCGGTAAGACGGGGCACTCGTCCCTGCAGCATCCATCGGCCATTCTCCAGAGTAAAAGTCAGGGTGTCGCGTGCGGTTCTGACAAGAACCTTATTTATCTCGGCCGGATTGAGGGCAAGGAAATTATCGATGGTTTTGGCCGACATCTGCCGTGACTCCATCTTGTTCTGCACGTACCAAAGGGCCAGAATGATTATCAAAATAATGGCCGGAATGAGCACTCGTTTCATGATGCCATCCTCCGTCTGACAGATCTCTTGAGTTGCCAGCGAATCAAACCAAAGACAATGACGATAAGGGGCATGACAAACATATTGACATATTTGACCATTTTCTTGGCAGCATCAGAGGTCTCTTTCAGGACCGGCGCTCCCACCTGTTTGGAGCGAATGGAGATCAGGCCTCTGTCCTGTGTCAGCCAATCGGCGATATTTAGAAGAAGGGCGAATGCGGCCTCATTTCTTTTGTTGTCATCCTGGGCAAAAAGACCATTGCCGATGACGATTACGCGGGCATCGCCGGTGGAATCGATTCCGGCCGGGGTGGGAGTGGCGGCGACGGTGTCGGTGCCGAAATAGGCCGGTACACTGCGGTCCTTGTAATAACTGACAAAGCTCCCGCTTAAAAAGGCGGCCAGAGGTTGCTGCGGAATCAAAAAGTCGGTTTGCTGATACTGCCGTTCCGGCGATATGTCAATGGGGGCGCCGAGGGCTCCCGATTGCTCGGAAGTAGTAAAAAGGGGGGCGCGATTCCTCCCGGAAACGATGGGAAATGATAGATCAACAGGACTGGCAAAAATCATATTCAGCGATTTGAATTCCTTGACGGCCGGATTTTCCTGATTGAAGTTGGAGATGGCGATATAGAAGGGGTATTTGACGACGCTCTGCATCTGGTACTGGCCCATGCTGCGCATCACCGGGACCATATTGCACTGGACATCGATAACCAATTTATCTCTGAGGCCGACGCCGTAGAAATTGAGAAGGCTGTCCAAAC
The sequence above is drawn from the Candidatus Zixiibacteriota bacterium genome and encodes:
- a CDS encoding GYD domain-containing protein, producing the protein MATFIMAMTINPSAKKLHADLSNQVNDSLEIFTLNNVKVTHLYATLGRYDYLAIFDAVDQTLAFRVASAINSKGILETETWPVISYEDFLKLLP
- a CDS encoding DUF4340 domain-containing protein; translated protein: MKRVLIPAIILIIILALWYVQNKMESRQMSAKTIDNFLALNPAEINKVLVRTARDTLTFTLENGRWMLQGRVPRLTDSMAVENTISTAVGIKVGSVISENPDRQKDFMVDTVSGNLIQFYSGDRLLNSIFVGKMTPDYTHTYLRKPGSNEVFEGEGMLTYVFSRARNQWLDRSIFAFNPGSIRQIELEYPDKAYRLNFSGSKWYIAKQPYRDSVQADSLKVASYLARISNINGSDFADITDTGKVNFDRISLSLKITPEGETIPHVVDFADTIPDASRFYCRVPGREDTLVVYRSTYESIRKAFADFLP